The Lolium rigidum isolate FL_2022 chromosome 1, APGP_CSIRO_Lrig_0.1, whole genome shotgun sequence region GCATTTATTTATCTATTTGGCTGTCAGATACTCCAAATTTCCGAAGTCATGTAATGTGAAGTGTGCTGGTGTTCATGCACCAGAACTTTGTTTATGTTACTGGATGCAACACAATTTCAGTATTTTATTTAATCTTGCCGACAATATGAACTGAATGTTTCATTCTGTTCACAGATGAGTGGAACAAGAGTACCAGTCGGTGGTGACAATGTGGTCCACAAAGCTGAAGATGTTGTCAGCACTATGCTCGCTAGGGGTTTCACCCTGGGCAAAGACGCCGTTGGCAAGGCGAAAGCTTTTGACGACAAGCTTGGCTTCACATCCACCGCTGGTGCCAAGGTAGCCTCCATTGACAAGAAGATTGGGCTTAGCGAGAAGTTCACCATGGGCACCTCCGTGGTGAACGAGAAGGTCAAGGAGATGGACCAGAAGTTCCAGGTATCCGACAAGACCAAGTCTGCGCTGGCGGCAGCCGAGCAGACGGTGAGCACTGCGGGATCTGCCATCATGAAGAACCGGTACGTCTTCACCAGCGCGTCGTGGGTCACCAGCGCGTTCAGCAAGGTGGCCAAGGCCGCCACCGACGTCGGCACGATGACGAAGGAGAAGATGACATCTGAAGAACAACAAAAGGGTTCCGGTTCGTCTGGAGGGAACTCATACACACCCATCCGCTGATCGTCATCCCATGTTCCTTTTTGTGCCTCGCTCGACATGTTGTAATGGTGTGTCAGAAACATAGATATAGTGGAAAACATCAAACCATCCTTCCATACATGAACTTTCACAGCCTAGGTTTTTCCCCCCTCGGTCGGTAGAACGGGGATATTTGCTGGTGGTCACATTGTATTCTGGGGGTTTATATGTTCAGAATGGTTACGAGGTAGAATTGCTGGGATAGGACATTTTACTTTGGTTAAGTTGTGGAAGGGTGATGTAATAATATTGCTGGCGGTGTGTTGGTCCGTTGGTGCTGTGTTCTTCAGCAATGGCCCTGGCTCTGCTTGGCCATTCCATTTGCAGTGGATTCTTGCAGCGTAGGACATATAAGGTTCTTATTTTGTGGCACAGTTGATGAGGTTGTGAAGCGATTAGATGGCTGCACATACTAATTCCCCGTGTCAAGAATTACTAGAGCTTTTACAAATAAAGTGACTTTGGGACAGTGAATGCAAAGGCTTTATCATGTCTTGGTCCACTAAAGAAACTTCAGCGTAAGCTTGAATTGATATGATCAAAGCATTTATCATCGAGCTACTGCATATGAAGGGACGATCAGAATTGTACATGAATATGCATGTGCTCATTATGGCTGTATTGGCCTGCATACATGAAAGCATCAATAACACGGTTGTTGCACTACCTGGTATAACATGATCATAACTCAACAAAAAGCCATCCTGCAAACTTGAGGCCGAGCAAGGTATAAAACTTAGTCATTGCTAGGTTCATACCAGCATTACACGATGTACCTTTGCAGTTAGTAGGAAAAACTTTTGATATGCTAGATTCGTATCAACATACACCACGTATGCAAATTTTTTAATTAGTTGGAGCTGCTTTTGCTATGCCATCGAGACCCAAAACCGATAGAAATCCCGGGATTTGGAAGCATCAGGATTTGTGACTATATTGATCTGTATTTCTTCATGAATTAACATCGAACATGAACATGCTGATTCTCCACAGGACACTTCTGTAGGGCACCTTCATGGAACTGGCGCTGATGATTATTTGGATCGAAGAAATTTAATAGAAATTTTGGAGGATTCTTTTCCTATGGATGGTCCCCTAATCCTTTATATGCCTTGGCATGCTGTATTGGTGGATCGAAAACATTAGGCATAGAACACATTAAACCATCCTTCCATAGGTGAAATTTCGCACACGCCACCCGGTTGCCATGTTCTTTTTAgatcctgttatcaccaggatttaaccgcgatcaggaggtgggccgcgatcaaggtgggcTTGGAAGAGTATGTATGGAAAATCCtggagcggcctgacacgaaggaattgggctgaattgcccgtgtatctttatggtagattgtatgttagattaaaagttagagtttgtctcgtgtacggtttagtgcacgcccgcattagaaagtcccctggactataaatatgtacctagggtttatggaataaacaacaactcacgttcaaccccaaaaacaaaccaatctcggcgcatcgccaactccttcgtctcgagggtttctatcgggtaagcgacatgctgcctagatcgcatcttgcgatctaggcagcacaagccccacgttgttcatgcgttgctcgtatcgaagcgcttttgatggcaagcaacgtagttatcattagatgtgttagggttagcattgttcttcgtttaagcatgcttacgtagtgcaacccttgcatatctagccgtcctcacgcctatctcaggtgtgggggcggcacccgcttgatcattatttagtagatctgatccgttacgattgctccttattctacaaggattagtttaatatctcgcaatagtttggccttacaaagggggaggatcctgtggcacgtagggtggcgttcgcaagtcctaaacgggatgttcctaggatcaacttcatgttggttttccggccttgtttaggatcggcttacgagcaccgtgcgtggccatccggcccaacctagagtaggatgatccgattatgtggtgaaaaccctaaatcgtcgtagatctcattagcttcatcttgatcaagcaggaccaccaagtattcgtacaccccgtacggatcatgggtggatcggctctttgagccgattcacgggataacccgagagccgatcgaggctcgtatttaacgtttacatgcatgccccgcgagaaactaagcgaggcaatctcatcaccttccgaccgggtataggtcgggtggcacgcccttgcacttcgcaacgccgcgtgtgaccagaagagcattgcgggccgtcgctcggaggggtctcagccagccgcagctctaggctccccccggctctacagtgttgacaaggccgctgcccgccggtgggttttggcagtcaacacattctggcacgcccggtgggactgccccttcttcagacactgctgggattcaggaatgagccgattgcccacaatcggcaattgcccagaatgcaatcagaaaaagaaggaggcagccaacgtgtctgtgttcgagcgcttagggcctctcccaccacaaagcaaacgcggctgagtcacctcgttgggcagatcttgaagattcggaagacgagggagaagtggaagaagacaggtaccaccggccaaggtggtgccacgacggactcagccgttcccggaagcgcagggttcggcgattgcgcggcctcggaggaagccgaaaggttgtaccgcatacgctaagaaaggcacggctcgattcggccgcaaaggttcggcgaaccctggatgaagagggtcgtccacggaaaatggagtggcgccctaaacggaggaaagccgatgatgagacatcgggccggcacaaacatggtactcgtcttgccgacggagcgtagcgctccacgactctacggagcacacaaggtggacgacgagcgagcgcatcaagtcggaggttgggttggtttcatccaggctcgaccaagtagcaagatcaaaccaatgggtaaaccagg contains the following coding sequences:
- the LOC124684923 gene encoding binding partner of ACD11 1-like encodes the protein MAAATTTAPVEVPVTGPVRTVKVTNVSLSATVQDIKEFFSFSGDIEHVDMQSGDEWSQVAYVTFKDAQGAETALLLSGATIVDLSVMIAPAPEYQPPPTASAPQMSGTRVPVGGDNVVHKAEDVVSTMLARGFTLGKDAVGKAKAFDDKLGFTSTAGAKVASIDKKIGLSEKFTMGTSVVNEKVKEMDQKFQVSDKTKSALAAAEQTVSTAGSAIMKNRYVFTSASWVTSAFSKVAKAATDVGTMTKEKMTSEEQQKGSGSSGGNSYTPIR